The following proteins are co-located in the Sporolactobacillus pectinivorans genome:
- a CDS encoding ATP phosphoribosyltransferase regulatory subunit, translating to MTQPYMFEKPLGLRDLLPQAQRAIAKLENIFRQELQRWGYDFLQTPALEYAETVGRASAIEDSQLFKFLDVEGHPVVLRPDMTTPIARIAASSLRRDPLPLRLAYTTALYRSQKKGGGHPSEFEQTGAELIGDATPYADVEVISLMIALLKKTGLGSIRLAVGHVGFVNALFYDIVKDKNTVKQLRNLLYNKNDVRFHEYVASLGLPNHAVWKLNAFIDSRRLNNDETLDYLQSMTAGSAIPVHSYYQNIVELMDLLKIDHLDGKIDLDITLVPHLNYYTGFVFQGFGGDLGFPVASGGRYDDLLAQFERPCPATGFGIRLDRLMSAMHKAELQTEPRKQAVIYDRENAGRALHFANQEREKGYAVVLQHADGIEDPDAFAGQFDMIRKFLNTDRTETEGWTNR from the coding sequence ATGACACAACCTTATATGTTTGAAAAGCCGCTTGGACTGCGCGATTTGCTTCCTCAGGCACAAAGAGCGATTGCAAAACTGGAAAATATTTTCCGGCAGGAGCTGCAGCGCTGGGGTTATGATTTTTTGCAGACGCCGGCACTGGAGTATGCGGAAACAGTCGGACGCGCTTCGGCGATCGAGGACAGCCAGCTATTTAAATTTTTGGATGTCGAAGGCCATCCCGTGGTTCTGAGGCCTGATATGACAACGCCGATTGCACGGATTGCGGCTTCAAGCCTTAGAAGGGACCCGCTGCCCCTCCGGCTCGCTTACACAACGGCTTTGTATCGCAGCCAGAAGAAAGGAGGAGGGCATCCAAGTGAATTCGAGCAAACCGGAGCAGAATTGATTGGGGATGCTACGCCTTATGCGGATGTAGAAGTAATTTCGCTGATGATTGCTCTGCTGAAAAAAACCGGGTTGGGATCTATAAGGCTGGCAGTCGGCCATGTGGGCTTTGTTAATGCACTTTTTTATGATATTGTGAAAGATAAAAATACAGTCAAACAGCTTCGAAATTTGCTTTACAATAAAAATGACGTCCGCTTTCATGAGTATGTCGCTTCGCTGGGACTGCCGAATCATGCAGTTTGGAAACTTAATGCATTTATCGATTCCAGGAGACTTAATAATGATGAGACGCTGGACTATCTCCAGTCAATGACTGCCGGATCGGCGATACCCGTCCATTCTTATTATCAAAATATTGTGGAACTTATGGATTTGTTGAAAATAGATCATCTGGATGGAAAAATTGATCTGGACATTACTCTTGTCCCGCATTTGAACTATTACACTGGTTTTGTTTTTCAGGGATTTGGCGGAGATCTTGGTTTTCCTGTTGCGAGCGGAGGCCGTTATGATGACTTGCTCGCACAGTTTGAACGGCCGTGCCCGGCGACCGGATTCGGCATCCGGCTTGACCGGCTGATGAGTGCCATGCACAAGGCGGAACTTCAGACGGAGCCGCGGAAACAGGCGGTCATCTACGATCGTGAAAATGCAGGCAGAGCGCTTCATTTCGCTAATCAGGAAAGGGAGAAAGGCTATGCCGTTGTTCTTCAGCATGCTGACGGCATTGAAGATCCGGATGCCTTCGCCGGGCAGTTTGATATGATCAGGAAATTTCTAAATACGGACAGAACGGAGACAGAAGGATGGACGAATCGGTAA
- the hisA gene encoding 1-(5-phosphoribosyl)-5-[(5-phosphoribosylamino)methylideneamino]imidazole-4-carboxamide isomerase, with translation MFTIYPAIDLLGGKCVRLYQGDYGQSTVYDASPVSVAQSFYDQGAEWLHVVDLDGAKAGHPVNQQIIRNIASEVPIRVEVGGGIRSLETVKFYLDGGVRRVVLGSSAIADPEFTREALRKYPDEVTIGLDVKNGKVAVKGWLEVSDLSATELARELIRAGACRFIYTDISRDGALQGANVAGAEKLAAEIGIPVVLSGGVTTIKELEKMAGNASGGISGAIIGKALYTKQILLREAVRAVKTVAGKTNYPLS, from the coding sequence ATGTTTACGATTTATCCCGCCATTGATCTGCTGGGCGGGAAGTGCGTGCGTCTCTATCAGGGAGATTACGGACAGTCCACAGTTTATGATGCTTCACCGGTCAGTGTGGCCCAAAGCTTTTATGATCAGGGAGCCGAATGGCTTCATGTCGTCGATCTTGACGGTGCCAAGGCGGGACATCCGGTGAATCAGCAAATAATCCGAAACATTGCATCGGAAGTTCCGATCCGTGTTGAAGTCGGCGGGGGCATCCGCAGTCTGGAAACGGTGAAATTTTATCTGGACGGAGGAGTCCGGAGAGTGGTTCTCGGCAGTTCGGCGATTGCTGATCCTGAATTTACCCGGGAAGCACTCCGCAAGTATCCGGATGAAGTAACGATCGGTCTGGACGTGAAAAATGGGAAAGTCGCTGTGAAGGGCTGGCTTGAAGTATCTGATCTAAGCGCAACTGAGCTTGCCCGGGAGCTGATCCGCGCGGGTGCATGCCGGTTCATTTATACCGACATTTCCCGGGACGGAGCACTCCAGGGCGCCAATGTTGCCGGCGCAGAAAAGCTGGCTGCGGAAATCGGTATTCCTGTTGTCCTTTCCGGTGGTGTCACAACAATAAAAGAGCTTGAAAAAATGGCCGGGAATGCTTCCGGTGGAATAAGCGGCGCCATTATTGGAAAGGCGCTGTATACGAAGCAGATTCTTCTCAGAGAAGCTGTAAGGGCGGTGAAGACAGTTGCTGGCAAAACGAATTATCCCCTGTCTTGA
- a CDS encoding cysteine desulfurase family protein: MIYLDNSATTKPYTEAMDTYRTVSEQFFANPSSIHALGGKSESLLSKSREQAARLLKVDAKEIVFTSGGTEGNNLAIKGAALAYRGRGCHLITTAVEHASSLNAFRQLEKMGFEVTYLPVDRECRISVEDFMKAYRKDTILVSIMHVNNEVGTIQPVKEIGEFLKTKPTTVFHVDHVQGFAKVPLQLNNSGIDLCTISGHKFHGPKGTGILYVRQGTVLAPLFSGGGQEDAMRSGTENLPGICGMVRALRMTAEHEEAGIRHLSDLQQQLRAGLSNIENAVIHTPLSGSAPHIVNVSFGGIKSEVLVHALEENEIYVSTKSACSSKDTGASGVLLAMGVPEGEARQAIRISTAFENTNEEIAASLSSLAENVKQLKMVMR, encoded by the coding sequence ATGATTTATTTAGATAACAGTGCAACAACAAAACCTTATACAGAAGCGATGGATACGTATCGGACCGTTTCTGAGCAGTTTTTCGCCAATCCGTCCTCCATTCATGCATTGGGGGGGAAGAGTGAATCACTGCTTTCGAAGTCACGCGAGCAGGCAGCCCGGCTTCTGAAAGTGGATGCAAAAGAGATTGTTTTTACTTCAGGTGGTACAGAGGGCAATAATCTGGCAATTAAGGGTGCAGCACTGGCCTATCGCGGCCGTGGATGTCACTTGATTACCACCGCTGTCGAACACGCGTCAAGCCTGAATGCATTTAGACAGCTTGAAAAAATGGGTTTTGAGGTTACTTATCTTCCAGTTGACCGTGAATGCAGAATTTCCGTTGAAGACTTCATGAAAGCTTATCGAAAAGATACGATCCTTGTTTCAATCATGCACGTGAACAACGAAGTCGGTACGATCCAGCCTGTAAAGGAAATCGGTGAATTTTTGAAAACAAAACCGACGACGGTTTTTCACGTGGATCATGTTCAGGGATTCGCTAAAGTGCCACTGCAGCTAAACAACAGCGGTATTGATCTTTGTACCATATCCGGCCATAAATTTCATGGCCCGAAAGGCACCGGAATTCTCTATGTCCGTCAGGGGACGGTGCTTGCTCCGCTCTTTTCCGGAGGCGGACAGGAGGATGCTATGCGCTCGGGGACTGAGAACCTGCCTGGAATCTGCGGTATGGTCAGAGCGCTCCGAATGACTGCCGAGCATGAAGAAGCGGGCATCCGCCATTTATCTGATTTGCAACAGCAATTGCGTGCCGGACTTTCAAACATTGAAAATGCGGTGATTCACACGCCGCTTTCCGGATCTGCACCTCATATTGTGAATGTCTCGTTCGGGGGAATCAAATCCGAAGTGCTGGTTCATGCGCTGGAAGAAAACGAAATCTATGTTTCCACAAAATCGGCCTGTTCATCCAAAGACACCGGGGCGAGCGGCGTGCTGCTAGCGATGGGTGTCCCTGAAGGAGAGGCACGACAGGCAATTCGGATCAGTACAGCATTTGAAAATACGAATGAAGAAATTGCTGCTTCTCTTTCCTCTCTAGCTGAAAATGTGAAGCAGTTGAAAATGGTCATGAGGTGA
- the hisF gene encoding imidazole glycerol phosphate synthase subunit HisF: MLAKRIIPCLDVKEGRVVKGKQFIHLRDAGDPVELAMYYNGEGADELVFLDISATSEGRNTMVEVVKAVAAKLAIPFTVGGGIHSLENIKTLLRAGADKISLNSSAVANPELISAGADFFGCQCIVCAIDAKFDPETGTYRVYTHGGQKKTDLDAVEWAKKAVSLGAGEILLTSMDRDGEQNGFELNLTRKISEAVAVPVIASGGAGKASDFLDAFRLGKADAALAASIFHYKETSVAKVKKYLKEKGVAIR, from the coding sequence TTGCTGGCAAAACGAATTATCCCCTGTCTTGATGTCAAAGAAGGGCGTGTCGTCAAGGGTAAACAATTCATCCATTTGCGCGATGCGGGCGATCCGGTAGAACTTGCGATGTACTATAACGGGGAGGGTGCCGATGAACTGGTGTTTCTGGATATTTCGGCAACAAGTGAAGGAAGAAACACAATGGTTGAGGTTGTCAAGGCCGTAGCTGCCAAACTTGCCATCCCCTTTACTGTTGGCGGCGGCATCCACTCACTGGAAAATATCAAGACGCTGCTTCGTGCGGGGGCGGACAAAATATCACTCAATAGTTCGGCGGTCGCAAATCCTGAACTGATTTCGGCCGGCGCGGATTTTTTTGGCTGCCAGTGCATTGTCTGCGCCATTGATGCTAAATTTGATCCAGAGACAGGTACATACCGGGTCTATACACATGGCGGCCAGAAAAAAACAGATCTTGATGCTGTCGAATGGGCAAAGAAAGCTGTATCGCTTGGTGCAGGCGAAATTCTTTTGACTAGTATGGACCGGGATGGCGAGCAAAACGGTTTCGAACTGAACCTGACACGGAAAATCAGTGAGGCTGTAGCTGTTCCGGTCATTGCATCCGGCGGTGCGGGAAAAGCTTCCGATTTTTTGGACGCGTTTCGCCTGGGAAAAGCAGATGCCGCGCTGGCCGCATCAATTTTTCATTACAAGGAAACCTCGGTTGCAAAAGTTAAAAAGTATTTAAAAGAAAAAGGAGTGGCGATCCGATGA
- the hisIE gene encoding bifunctional phosphoribosyl-AMP cyclohydrolase/phosphoribosyl-ATP diphosphatase HisIE, giving the protein MKAEDIKFDEKGLVPAIVQDAQSKEILMMAYMNKESFQKSMETGETWFFSRSRQKLWHKGETSGNTQKIIDWAVDCDSDTLLVKVNPAGPACHTGSYSCFKTEEGDKQEAVLSGSDRYSILAELEHVIAEREAERPEGTYTTYLFNEGIDKILKKIGEETSEVIIAAKNRSVAELEWEVSDVIYHTLVMLREQKVGFDRVLRVLEQRHREKSEFQREKAKNLD; this is encoded by the coding sequence ATGAAAGCAGAAGATATCAAATTTGATGAAAAAGGACTCGTCCCGGCGATTGTCCAGGATGCGCAGAGCAAAGAAATTTTAATGATGGCCTATATGAATAAAGAGTCGTTTCAGAAATCGATGGAGACTGGGGAAACTTGGTTCTTCAGCCGGTCGCGCCAGAAACTCTGGCACAAAGGAGAAACATCCGGAAACACACAGAAAATTATCGACTGGGCTGTGGATTGTGATTCGGATACACTGCTCGTTAAAGTAAATCCCGCCGGCCCCGCATGTCACACCGGGAGCTACAGCTGTTTTAAAACTGAAGAAGGCGACAAGCAGGAGGCGGTACTGAGCGGCAGCGACCGTTACAGCATTCTCGCCGAATTGGAGCATGTGATTGCCGAGCGTGAAGCAGAACGTCCTGAGGGCACTTACACGACCTATCTTTTTAACGAAGGTATCGACAAGATTCTGAAAAAAATTGGTGAAGAAACTTCCGAAGTAATTATCGCCGCCAAGAACCGGTCGGTTGCCGAGCTGGAATGGGAAGTTTCAGACGTGATCTATCATACGCTGGTCATGCTTCGCGAGCAGAAAGTCGGATTTGACCGAGTGTTGCGCGTTCTGGAGCAACGTCACCGTGAAAAAAGTGAATTCCAGCGTGAAAAAGCAAAAAATCTCGACTAA
- the thiI gene encoding tRNA uracil 4-sulfurtransferase ThiI — protein sequence MIYDYLVIRFGEITLKGKNKMNFVQKLENDVVEKLRRFPQLAIKRHFDDIEIQLNGENADQVIAVLKQIFGIQNISSAIKVENNLDAMRSGAIRIMRAENGARTFKIAARRKDKRFPIHGSELNQELGAYVLKNCEGISVDVHDPDITLRVEVGYHETRIYGHEYEGAGGLPVGSSGKVLLMLSGGIDSPVAGYLLAKRGATVEAIHFQSPPYTSDRAKQKVIDLTKKIQSFGGTVKLHLVPFTKAQLAIRDAVPEDYRITIMRRLMFRIAEKEAQKTGALALATGESLGQVASQTLESMNTINQVTDLPVIRPLITMDKLDIARIAQKIDTYEISIRPYEDCCTIFLPKAPRTRPDRLHAERFEHFFDVDALTEEAVNGIETLTIKSEDSEDVFSDLL from the coding sequence GTGATTTACGATTATTTAGTTATTCGATTTGGAGAGATTACTCTTAAAGGAAAAAACAAAATGAATTTTGTTCAGAAGCTCGAAAATGACGTGGTGGAAAAATTAAGACGCTTTCCTCAACTTGCCATCAAAAGGCACTTTGACGACATTGAGATTCAGCTCAATGGTGAAAATGCCGATCAGGTCATTGCTGTTCTGAAACAAATTTTTGGCATCCAGAATATTTCGTCTGCAATTAAAGTGGAAAACAATCTTGACGCGATGCGCAGCGGAGCAATTCGTATTATGAGAGCCGAAAATGGCGCCCGTACGTTCAAAATTGCCGCACGCAGAAAAGACAAGCGATTCCCTATTCACGGAAGTGAACTGAATCAGGAACTGGGCGCGTATGTGCTGAAAAATTGTGAAGGGATCTCCGTCGATGTCCATGATCCCGATATTACATTACGGGTTGAAGTGGGGTATCACGAAACAAGGATTTATGGCCACGAATATGAAGGGGCTGGGGGACTCCCTGTCGGATCCAGCGGCAAGGTTCTGCTGATGCTTTCCGGGGGAATCGACAGCCCTGTGGCGGGCTATCTGCTGGCGAAACGCGGTGCAACAGTTGAAGCCATTCATTTTCAGAGTCCGCCATATACAAGTGACCGCGCAAAGCAGAAAGTTATCGATCTGACAAAAAAAATCCAGTCCTTCGGCGGCACGGTCAAACTGCATCTTGTACCTTTCACAAAAGCCCAGCTGGCAATCCGTGACGCAGTTCCAGAGGACTACAGAATCACAATCATGAGGCGGCTGATGTTCCGCATCGCCGAGAAAGAGGCGCAGAAAACGGGTGCCCTCGCATTGGCGACGGGAGAAAGTCTCGGGCAGGTAGCCAGCCAGACACTGGAGAGCATGAATACTATTAACCAGGTTACCGATCTGCCTGTTATAAGGCCGCTTATTACAATGGATAAGCTGGATATCGCACGGATTGCCCAAAAAATAGACACTTATGAGATATCCATACGGCCTTATGAAGACTGCTGCACAATTTTTCTTCCCAAAGCGCCGAGAACCAGGCCGGACAGGCTGCACGCAGAACGATTTGAACATTTTTTTGACGTGGATGCCCTGACTGAAGAAGCGGTCAACGGTATCGAAACACTGACGATCAAATCTGAAGACAGTGAAGATGTGTTCAGTGATCTATTATAA
- a CDS encoding alpha/beta-type small acid-soluble spore protein, with amino-acid sequence MADNNSNKILVPGAEQALEQMKTEIASEFGVHLGPDTTSRANGSVGGEITKRLVATAQQQLGGKAF; translated from the coding sequence ATGGCTGATAATAACAGCAACAAAATTCTTGTTCCAGGTGCAGAACAGGCGCTTGAACAGATGAAGACTGAAATTGCTTCCGAATTTGGTGTCCACCTGGGCCCGGATACGACTTCACGTGCCAATGGTTCTGTCGGTGGTGAAATTACGAAACGTCTCGTAGCAACTGCACAGCAGCAGCTTGGCGGAAAAGCATTCTAA
- a CDS encoding DUF2953 domain-containing protein has product MMIILIAILCLLAALFILVFVIWRSTLTIKVDGLVDAETAQFSIKFGFWQKELFSFKADPAKIKKAIEELHESSMVSGEHHADQSIVKSLSDWYRLSLKTAGTIRSLHLSDKLCLSHFLWRTSFGSGDARDTAILCGMIWSAKSMIMPLIGKMSIDRPHVEVVPLFQEQRFASQFSCMMSLNVGEAISMMRKIRRQLKGGE; this is encoded by the coding sequence ATGATGATTATTCTCATAGCGATTTTATGCCTGCTGGCCGCATTGTTTATTCTCGTGTTTGTCATTTGGAGAAGCACGCTGACGATTAAAGTTGACGGTCTGGTTGATGCAGAAACCGCCCAATTCTCAATAAAGTTTGGCTTTTGGCAGAAGGAACTTTTTTCGTTCAAAGCTGATCCGGCAAAGATTAAGAAAGCCATTGAAGAGCTGCATGAATCCAGCATGGTGTCTGGTGAGCACCATGCGGACCAAAGCATAGTCAAGTCCCTGAGTGACTGGTATCGCTTGTCCCTTAAAACGGCTGGTACTATTCGATCCCTCCATCTTTCGGATAAATTGTGCCTCAGCCATTTCTTATGGAGAACATCTTTTGGATCCGGCGATGCGCGGGATACGGCTATTCTTTGCGGTATGATCTGGTCGGCTAAGTCAATGATTATGCCGCTGATCGGAAAAATGTCCATCGATCGGCCGCACGTTGAGGTCGTTCCCCTTTTTCAGGAACAGCGATTTGCATCCCAATTCTCATGCATGATGTCTCTGAATGTGGGAGAAGCTATAAGTATGATGAGGAAAATCAGGCGGCAGCTGAAAGGGGGGGAATAG
- the hisB gene encoding imidazoleglycerol-phosphate dehydratase HisB has translation MADRKGFVERNTFETQIKLNFSIDGDGTSQLKTGVPFLTHMLTLFARHGLFNLEVDARGDVDVDDHHTTEDIAICLGQAIHQALGDKKGINRYGYAIVPMDEALSEVVVDLSDRPAFVFHGTLPAQKVGAFDTELVAEFLDKLAIEARMNLHVSVRYGENTHHIIESVFKALGRALDTASLKNPRIQGVLSTKGTLG, from the coding sequence ATGGCTGATCGAAAAGGATTCGTTGAGAGAAATACATTTGAAACGCAAATCAAACTGAATTTTTCGATTGACGGGGATGGCACATCACAATTGAAAACCGGTGTGCCGTTCCTGACTCACATGCTTACGCTGTTTGCCAGACATGGTTTGTTCAATCTTGAAGTTGACGCGCGCGGAGATGTCGATGTGGACGATCACCACACCACTGAAGATATCGCTATTTGCTTGGGACAGGCCATTCACCAGGCATTGGGCGATAAAAAGGGAATTAACCGGTATGGCTACGCCATTGTGCCGATGGATGAAGCTCTTTCCGAAGTGGTGGTTGATCTCAGCGACCGGCCGGCGTTTGTTTTTCACGGGACGTTGCCGGCACAGAAAGTCGGCGCATTCGATACGGAGCTGGTCGCCGAATTTCTTGATAAACTTGCTATAGAGGCGCGGATGAACCTCCATGTCAGCGTCCGATACGGAGAGAACACGCACCACATTATTGAATCGGTTTTTAAAGCATTGGGACGAGCCCTTGACACAGCATCCCTTAAAAATCCGAGGATCCAGGGGGTCCTTTCAACGAAAGGAACATTAGGATGA
- the hisD gene encoding histidinol dehydrogenase produces the protein MKLEWIENGNLVFLKQRKVEAKEAVQQSVKAIIEKVKAEGDQAIKAFTKKFDGIELAELRVSEKEAAAAAARVPEEVRRAISQSAANIRSFHEKQKPESWTETVENGVVLGQKVTPLDSVGVYVPGGTACYPSSVLMGAIPALVAGVGRVVLISPPQKNGLIADGVLAAAQEIGITEIYQAGGAQAIAALAYGTETIRPVDKIVGPGNIYVMLAKKQVFGDVAIDSLAGPSEIAVLADDSAHPSWIAADLLSQAEHDKMSMPVLITPSRPFAEEVDREVERQLATLPRRDIAGPSIETVGKIVLVKDLKEAAEIVNKIAPEHLEIAAADPEAILPLIRHAGAIFLGIYSSEPVGDYFAGPNHIIPTNGSARYASPLGVESFIKRSSLIRYTDQAIQENGAAISAFARYEGLEGHARAVEKRLKGVPIHG, from the coding sequence ATAAAATTGGAATGGATTGAAAACGGGAATCTGGTTTTCCTGAAGCAGCGAAAAGTTGAAGCTAAAGAAGCTGTACAGCAGTCAGTTAAGGCGATTATAGAAAAAGTAAAGGCCGAAGGGGATCAGGCGATCAAGGCCTTCACTAAAAAATTTGATGGTATAGAGCTGGCGGAGCTGCGTGTCAGTGAAAAAGAAGCGGCCGCAGCCGCAGCTCGTGTCCCCGAAGAAGTGCGCCGGGCGATTAGCCAATCAGCGGCAAATATCCGGTCATTTCACGAAAAACAGAAACCTGAGTCGTGGACTGAAACGGTTGAAAACGGCGTTGTGCTCGGCCAGAAAGTGACGCCCCTGGATTCAGTGGGTGTTTACGTCCCAGGGGGAACGGCCTGCTATCCGTCATCAGTCCTGATGGGCGCAATCCCGGCACTTGTTGCCGGTGTCGGACGCGTTGTCCTGATCTCACCGCCACAGAAAAACGGTTTGATTGCCGATGGCGTGCTGGCGGCTGCACAGGAAATAGGAATCACTGAAATTTATCAGGCCGGCGGTGCTCAGGCCATTGCTGCGCTCGCCTATGGCACGGAGACCATCCGCCCGGTTGATAAAATTGTCGGCCCCGGCAACATTTACGTCATGCTGGCAAAGAAACAGGTATTCGGCGATGTTGCGATTGACAGCTTGGCCGGACCAAGCGAAATCGCTGTTCTGGCTGATGATTCGGCACATCCGTCATGGATTGCCGCCGATTTGCTGTCCCAGGCTGAGCACGACAAAATGTCCATGCCGGTGCTGATTACCCCGTCGCGTCCCTTTGCGGAAGAAGTTGACCGGGAAGTTGAGCGTCAGCTGGCAACATTGCCGCGCCGTGACATCGCCGGACCGTCGATTGAAACCGTCGGGAAAATTGTGCTTGTCAAAGACCTTAAGGAAGCTGCTGAGATCGTGAACAAAATTGCACCGGAGCATCTCGAGATTGCAGCTGCAGATCCCGAAGCTATTCTGCCGCTCATACGCCATGCCGGAGCTATTTTTCTCGGCATATACAGTTCTGAACCGGTCGGTGATTATTTTGCCGGACCAAACCATATTATCCCGACGAATGGCTCCGCGCGCTATGCAAGTCCGCTGGGCGTCGAAAGTTTTATTAAAAGATCCAGCCTGATCCGTTATACAGACCAGGCGATCCAGGAGAACGGGGCCGCAATTTCTGCTTTCGCGCGTTACGAGGGACTTGAAGGCCATGCCCGTGCCGTTGAGAAACGATTGAAAGGGGTTCCTATCCATGGCTGA
- the hisH gene encoding imidazole glycerol phosphate synthase subunit HisH yields the protein MIGIVDYGMGNLYSLSRALIRLEESYFISDHAEKLDEADGLILPGVGAFKDAMALLNEKKLTGFLRSYARERPLMGICLGMQLLFDESEEGSLTRGLALLPGRVVRFSGTAENGESYKVPHIGWNTLDFSKPDSPLLQNLNPDYAYFVHSYYAVTDRPSILIASADYHGLVPAVVGNGLVFGTQFHPEKSGGFGQALLNNYLRFVRNVPRSESIADSGGDA from the coding sequence ATGATTGGAATTGTTGATTATGGAATGGGCAATCTGTACAGTCTCAGTCGTGCTCTGATCAGGCTTGAAGAATCCTATTTCATCAGTGATCATGCTGAAAAGCTGGATGAGGCGGATGGGCTGATCCTTCCCGGGGTCGGCGCTTTTAAGGATGCCATGGCTTTGCTGAATGAAAAAAAACTAACCGGTTTTCTTCGCAGCTATGCCCGGGAGAGACCATTGATGGGTATTTGTCTCGGCATGCAGCTGCTTTTTGATGAAAGTGAAGAGGGAAGCCTGACCCGCGGACTGGCGCTTCTCCCGGGCCGTGTCGTGCGCTTCAGTGGCACTGCAGAAAATGGCGAAAGCTATAAAGTACCGCATATCGGCTGGAATACGCTTGATTTCAGCAAACCGGACTCACCCCTTTTGCAGAACCTTAATCCCGATTACGCTTATTTTGTCCACTCCTATTACGCGGTCACGGATCGTCCCTCCATTTTGATTGCGAGTGCGGATTATCACGGTTTGGTACCGGCTGTTGTGGGAAACGGCCTTGTATTTGGCACACAGTTTCATCCTGAAAAGAGCGGGGGATTCGGCCAGGCCCTCCTTAATAATTATCTGCGGTTTGTCAGAAACGTGCCTCGGTCGGAATCCATTGCGGACAGCGGGGGGGATGCCTAA
- the ytfJ gene encoding GerW family sporulation protein — translation MADHPIQGLMKTALENLQSMIDVKTIIGDPIETEDGHMIITISRVGFGFVAGGSEFNTQNENPDEEPSEETEAYLPFGGGAGGGVSITPIAFLIVGPKGVKTIHLDNSTHLYERMIDLAPQTVDKIKEILEKAGSDEPEIKPRRKRHRSDWQDEEEF, via the coding sequence ATGGCAGATCACCCGATACAAGGGCTCATGAAAACAGCTTTGGAAAACCTTCAGTCGATGATCGATGTCAAAACGATCATCGGTGATCCGATTGAGACCGAAGACGGCCATATGATTATTACAATCTCCAGAGTCGGTTTCGGTTTTGTTGCCGGCGGGAGTGAATTTAATACGCAAAATGAAAATCCGGATGAGGAACCAAGCGAGGAAACGGAAGCCTATCTGCCTTTCGGCGGCGGTGCAGGGGGCGGTGTATCAATTACCCCCATTGCGTTTCTGATCGTTGGCCCGAAAGGTGTGAAAACCATACATCTGGATAACAGCACTCATCTGTACGAGCGGATGATTGATCTTGCGCCTCAGACGGTTGACAAAATAAAAGAGATTCTGGAAAAAGCAGGCAGTGATGAACCAGAAATTAAACCGCGCAGAAAAAGACATAGAAGTGATTGGCAAGATGAAGAAGAATTTTAA
- the hisG gene encoding ATP phosphoribosyltransferase, translated as MDESVITVAMPKGRIFEDACHLLRYAGFALPETFETTRKLILDLDEEPFRFILAKPVDVPTYVEYGAVDIGIAGEDVLLESGRDVYEMVDLGISKCYMAVAGLPHHRSNHPYMKIATKYPHIASDYYRKRGEQVDLIALNGSIELAPIVGLADAIVDIVSTGQTLKENGLVEFDRLMDISSRLIVNPVSYRLKKKAIDEIVEKMIRATEGNKIGMD; from the coding sequence ATGGACGAATCGGTAATTACGGTGGCCATGCCGAAAGGACGCATTTTCGAGGATGCCTGCCATCTCCTCAGATACGCGGGTTTTGCATTGCCGGAAACATTTGAGACGACACGTAAACTGATACTGGATCTGGATGAAGAACCCTTCCGTTTTATTTTGGCAAAACCGGTTGACGTTCCAACCTATGTCGAATATGGCGCCGTGGATATCGGAATCGCCGGGGAGGATGTGCTGCTCGAAAGCGGGCGCGATGTCTATGAAATGGTAGACCTCGGTATCAGCAAATGCTACATGGCGGTAGCGGGATTGCCGCATCATCGCAGCAATCACCCATATATGAAAATCGCAACAAAGTATCCTCATATTGCTTCTGATTATTACCGGAAACGGGGCGAGCAGGTCGATCTGATTGCTTTGAACGGCTCAATCGAGCTGGCACCGATTGTCGGGCTTGCAGATGCGATTGTTGACATCGTATCGACCGGCCAGACACTGAAAGAAAACGGGCTGGTCGAATTTGACCGGCTGATGGATATCAGTTCGCGACTGATTGTCAATCCGGTCAGCTACCGCCTGAAAAAGAAAGCCATTGATGAAATAGTGGAGAAAATGATCCGGGCGACGGAGGGGAATAAAATTGGAATGGATTGA